cGTCAAAATAGCTTTATGCAGTTTGGAAGGCTTCCCATACCTCTGAGGGTCGTTTTGAAGAAttttatgtaggtttcctcacgatgttgtacttcaccgttgaagcaaacAACAATTGATGAACAATACAGACATAACTTCTGAAAGTCAGATTTGTGTGCCTCGggtattgaacctgcggacatccatCTCTGTAAACCAATCTATTCCCAACTAGACTATAGTGAACTTTACTTccgattatatataaataaatatatcagccctgtaatatactgtcccgctgttgggcacgggccttctctactactgagagggattgggccttagtccaccacgctggcctagtgcggattggtagacttcacaccccctcgaaaattccaatagagaatttctcaggtatgcaggtttcctcacgatgttttccttcacctttaaagcaagcgataattcacaaagaatacacacatattttttttagaaaagtcagaggtgtgtgcccttgggatttgaacctgcggacattcgtctcggcagtccgttccacaaccaactaggctatcgccgcttacttgCGATTAccctaatgataattataattaagattgtctatataaacatatttaagttTCTTTGTTGTTATATTCTATTACGTTATCAGTCAATTATAAAACCTTTCTATAgccattttaaatatacattagaatatttttgaattaagaatttaatttcaaaattaacgtATACAAAATTTCTTCCAGAAACTTCCATTCGGGTTGAGCTTGGCTGTTATTACGCTGCCATTGGTGACCATAGATGAGGAAAATGCTCCCAAAGTGGACAAAGACTTGGATATAAACAACTTTGTGTTGGATAATACCAGCGATGTCTTCTCAGAGCGACTTAATGGTGTTGTCAATGACTTTCTTCGATGGGGATTCCTATGATACCTTCAACTAAATGAAAAAAACAGATTTTCACCCACGAGCGGGGGGCGGCAGCAcgataacaatgtttatttcctTATTGGTTGTTATAAGTAGCACGACTATTAGCGCTACTAAGTAGCAAAAATGTACAACTCAAACACTCCCGCGCTcgcgaaaaataatttatcctaTGTAAATACGCGTGGCGGCAAAGAAAGCGAGCGCCTCGCCGGCGCAGGCATGGGATATTTCATTCAGCGGGTATTTTTTGCATGATTCGGGTGTGTCTCGGTGTATGTACATTGttgtaatactttttaaattatatgtaatattttttatattatgttttattatagttatatgttAAGTTTGCGCGTGTTGGCTCTTCATTTAAGAACCCTGTCCATATCATTAACGTTGTTCTAAATTCTTATGACAATTTAGGTATATGAACCCTAAATTCCAGGGAGGGATCATGGGCTTAGCTAGGATGGGGAGCAAGGGTGGGACGTCTTTGGCCACCCTAGAAAAAGCCTTGGGCTTACGTAGACTGTGGTGCAGgcgtttcgtatttttttatctctcgCCCGCTGCGCCAACTGGGGAAATGGTAGGATTCCCATGTTCAGCAACCTTTTTCTGTGTGAGTTCTttatggtaataataaaatacacttgAGTTTGTGGGATAGGAATTTGTCTCCTATACGGTGATGCTTTACCCTAAAACACCATATTTTAACATAGACAGGTACGAAGTAGAAATAATTAAGGTACCTACCATTAAATGCGTGAGTATGTGtaccaaatatatgtattattttagttattttgataaataattattgtttattcgtATTAGATTTTACCTAATTTAATGTCACGAAACAAAAATCTGGCGGCAATTGATTcttataggtaatattatttccttttacTCATTTAGTTCATTGTACATGCTGTGAGTTGTGACAACTTGCAATTGGGGGTAGTTGAATAATtaatagattaatttaaaaaaaggtagTTATATATCTAGAGAacgagaaaatttaaaaaatccacataattataataaagttataaagctttgacaTTTCGTGTAAGgggtagaaataatattttaacccaTTTGCCATTGGAATGATTGGAAtattagccggctaacatgacagctacatgacattacgcgtgtcacggaaaaataaccttattatgtaataaataaataataaggttatattcccgtgacacgcgtaatgtcatgtaactgtcatgttagcgggctaacatgtcaagcattaagTAGATAAATGGCAAACTATGACGTCAACGAGTGTCACCAGCCGTAATGATATGTGCGTGCGAAGGAGATAGCGTATTAATCTCACTGCGCCctcacttttgctcacaataaaataaatatgaataaatgcttaatttttaaccaattttgattttgtagtattttttgttacagataAAATAATGTTCGCAATCAAACATAAGAAAGTTACGAATTAAAACAACATCAAGAGCGAATTCcaaagtttcaagtaaattttatttgacagttatcttATGAAACAATGGTATTGAACGGCTAATGTACATACTAGaaagtactaattttataacCTTTTATTTGGGAGCAAAGATTAAAGCGTGCCTTTTGTGTGAAGTCGTGATGAAGTAGTATGTGATCAGTATTTAGTCAGTAATTGTGAGTCTGGTCCTTAAcatgttatataaaaacttattgtaactttttggaCGAACAACACCTCAAACCgcgccgtgaccatgaaggtcgCAAACTCTAcgaaacgcgataaaatccgccaaaagtagttttatttcgatatttaacattcgcgtaaacatacgaaattataataatatataatgaaaaaatacactGATAACAAACATGTCAACGTCGATGACTTATCAAATGATGTGATATGATATACTACATCAATTTGATGCTAATATACTTATTACGTATTACTTATTAGGACAATACAGATAagattatactttttatataaacctCGACATAATCAATATAGAACTAATTGCCTGTATTAAATCGTATTGTTGTTTCAGTCGCAGCACGAACCATGTCAGAACATGAACAAATACTTATCGAGCTACTGAACAAGATAATCGCTGAGCGAGCGCTCGACGCTCCTCGAGTGAAGATACAGCCCATCAGCAGCGGCGGAGCCAACTTCACCACCCAGCTGTTCCAGGCCGTCATCAGCCACGGAGACAATGAGCTGAAACTGTTCGCGAAAGTAGCAGCTGTCGGAGAAAAATTCAGAAAACAAATTGAAGGCTTTCGAATATTTGAAACTGAAAACGATTTTTACACAAAGCTTATGAAAATTTACGAAAACCTTCAAGAGAAGCACAATGTGCCGCAGGACAAGCGGTTTGTAGCGCCGAAGTGTTACGGATGCAGCAGCAAGCTGTATGAAGAAGTGCTCGTGTTGGAGGACTTGTCGGCACAAGGGTTCACAGTGTACGACAGGATGAAGTCGGTGGATTGGGACTACGCCTCCAAGGCTGTGGGAGGAAATCGCTAAGTTTCACGCTCTGTCTGTCGCATTTGAAAAGAAAACAAGGAagaatttaatgaatatgtgGGAGCTTTAATATTCTCATTGGATAAAGAGACTACTCAACATTTCATCGATATCATTAACAAGGGAGTTAATTTGATTAAGGAAGAAAATAGAAGTAGAGTAGAAGCATTTATAGCATCCGTTGGGACGTTGGATGACGATGATATGTTTAAACCGGTGAAACTGAAGGTACTAGCACATTGCGACAATAGAGTTAGCAACCAAATGTACAAAGTACACGAGGTGAGTACACACTACGATTCAAGCAATCAGAATAACAtgcagttttaatataattcttagAATTAGCAGTAATTAACAAACATGatcgattttattcatattattagcaAAGAAAAGAGATTAAGTAACATTTATACACTACAACTATTAAACTGCATTATAATGTCAGGTTTCATCATacgtttatttttgaattaacgTGTCAGGTAATGTTAGGAGTTTGCGACAGAACACATAATTTCACAGCCCGAGCTAGCTACTTGGCCGCTCCGGGCAAAAATAATAGTCACTAGTCACTACCCTTTACATTAACACCATATAACTTATGCTAAAAggtaatttctttgtttttcaaagaaaata
The window above is part of the Manduca sexta isolate Smith_Timp_Sample1 unplaced genomic scaffold, JHU_Msex_v1.0 HiC_scaffold_2855, whole genome shotgun sequence genome. Proteins encoded here:
- the LOC119192505 gene encoding uncharacterized protein LOC119192505 → MSEHEQILIELLNKIIAERALDAPRVKIQPISSGGANFTTQLFQAVISHGDNELKLFAKVAAVGEKFRKQIEGFRIFETENDFYTKLMKIYENLQEKHNVPQDKRFVAPKCYGCSSKLYEEVLVLEDLSAQGFTVYDRMKSVDWDYASKAVGGNR